In Sulfitobacter sp. M39, the following proteins share a genomic window:
- a CDS encoding N-formylglutamate amidohydrolase — MTNTDWNAVNIVNPQGQGGWLLVCEHASRRIPDALDGLGLSPAASCSHAAWDIGALDVAHVLSDALDAPLVAGDISRLVYDCNRPLAAPDCIPARSEIYDIPGNAALDDAGRQQRFDQVHTPFHDAVACVRESWQPAQAAPVLVTIHSFTPIYNGATRAVELGFLYHAQPAAAQALLAVEQARGRYVSALNEPYAATDGVTYTLEKHGEAQALPAVMIEIRNDLIDTPEKAQAMARHLAESLTQAFPIADSEAAE, encoded by the coding sequence GTGACCAATACCGACTGGAATGCCGTAAACATCGTGAACCCGCAGGGGCAGGGGGGCTGGCTGTTGGTGTGTGAACACGCCTCGCGCCGGATACCCGATGCGTTGGACGGGTTGGGGTTGTCCCCTGCGGCAAGCTGTTCGCACGCCGCGTGGGACATCGGCGCGCTGGATGTGGCGCACGTACTGTCAGATGCTCTGGACGCGCCTTTGGTGGCCGGTGACATCTCCCGTCTGGTCTATGATTGCAACCGCCCGCTTGCGGCCCCGGACTGTATTCCGGCGCGCAGCGAGATCTATGACATCCCCGGAAATGCCGCTTTGGACGATGCCGGACGGCAGCAGCGTTTTGATCAGGTGCATACGCCATTTCATGATGCTGTCGCCTGTGTTCGCGAAAGCTGGCAGCCCGCCCAAGCCGCACCGGTGCTGGTCACGATCCACAGCTTTACGCCTATCTATAACGGGGCGACCCGCGCGGTTGAACTCGGCTTTCTCTACCACGCGCAGCCCGCCGCCGCGCAGGCATTGCTGGCGGTTGAACAGGCGCGGGGGCGCTATGTTTCGGCGCTAAACGAACCATATGCCGCGACGGACGGTGTGACCTATACGCTTGAAAAACATGGCGAGGCGCAAGCGCTGCCCGCCGTGATGATCGAGATTCGCAATGATCTGATCGATACACCCGAAAAAGCGCAGGCCATGGCGCGGCATCTGGCCGAAAGCCTGACCCAAGCCTTTCCCATCGCCGACAGCG